A single genomic interval of Spirosoma linguale DSM 74 harbors:
- a CDS encoding two component transcriptional regulator, LytTR family (PFAM: LytTr DNA-binding region; response regulator receiver~SMART: response regulator receiver~KEGG: sdn:Sden_1209 LytTr DNA-binding region): MTILLIEDEPLIARQLHKLVSQLEPEAVIDGPLTSVQHICAYFAVGKPTPDLVIADIQLSDGVSFDAFGQVGLTAPVIFTTAYDEYAIRAFKLNSIDYLLKPIDPEELRQALTKYHRWAANGVSDFSDQFRQLLAHMASPATAPQYKRRFSGHHLRQIVTVPQEQIAYFLRNELIYLFTTEGKKLITDYKTLDELEEVVDPSCFFRANRQCLVHLNAVASYRPLDNSKLLVVLKSPNESVELLVSKEKAGAFKHWLES; encoded by the coding sequence ATGACTATTCTGCTGATTGAAGACGAGCCCCTGATTGCCCGGCAACTCCACAAACTGGTGAGCCAGCTGGAGCCGGAAGCCGTCATTGATGGGCCATTGACCAGCGTTCAGCACATTTGTGCGTATTTTGCAGTGGGCAAACCCACCCCCGACCTTGTTATTGCCGATATTCAGCTATCGGATGGGGTTAGCTTCGATGCCTTTGGGCAGGTTGGTTTGACTGCCCCCGTAATTTTCACAACCGCTTACGATGAATACGCTATACGGGCCTTTAAACTGAACAGCATAGACTACCTGCTCAAACCCATCGATCCTGAAGAGCTTCGGCAGGCATTGACCAAATATCACCGGTGGGCCGCCAATGGCGTTTCGGACTTTAGCGACCAGTTTCGGCAGCTTCTGGCCCACATGGCATCTCCCGCTACAGCTCCCCAATACAAACGCCGGTTCTCGGGGCACCATCTCCGGCAAATCGTTACCGTTCCTCAGGAACAGATTGCGTATTTCCTGCGCAATGAACTGATCTACCTGTTCACCACCGAAGGAAAAAAACTAATAACCGATTACAAAACCCTGGATGAGCTGGAAGAAGTAGTTGACCCCTCCTGTTTCTTCCGCGCCAATCGCCAGTGCCTCGTTCACCTGAATGCGGTAGCGAGCTATCGGCCTCTCGACAACAGCAAACTACTGGTTGTATTAAAGTCGCCGAATGAATCGGTGGAGTTATTGGTCAGCAAAGAAAAAGCCGGTGCGTTTAAACACTGGCTTGAGAGTTAA
- a CDS encoding signal transduction histidine kinase, LytS (PFAM: histidine kinase internal region~KEGG: sdn:Sden_1210 histidine kinase internal region): MKIKFNKYVELLLLWIALGGLVARQWIAPDISWQVQAFLFVMSFIMLNLVWVFHYQFNEWLNRRMPFEKNVRWRIIVQLLGGWTIVKTVAVVAGYFVALRFFPPALSLLNKFGFIIVGMMIFLVNTIICLGFIASHLLRRWQENALRTAQLEKEKVQVQLDSLKNQVSPHFLFNSLSSLDSLIGDNPVLARQFLQQLSKVFRYVLQHKEKALVPLETELAFIKNYISLLHTRFDGAFVVTCEVDEHALDQLIVPVTLQILIENAIKHNIISEAHPLTITLSTHDGYLSVTNPLQRKRQVETSNRQGLENLTLLYSFLSKKPVEVIATDARFQVRLPLLAVDK, translated from the coding sequence ATGAAAATAAAATTCAATAAATACGTCGAGCTGCTGCTGCTCTGGATAGCCCTGGGCGGACTGGTAGCTCGCCAGTGGATCGCTCCAGACATCAGCTGGCAGGTTCAGGCCTTCCTCTTTGTGATGTCGTTCATCATGTTGAACCTGGTTTGGGTGTTCCACTATCAGTTCAATGAGTGGCTGAACCGGCGGATGCCCTTTGAGAAAAATGTCCGCTGGCGCATCATTGTTCAGCTTTTGGGCGGCTGGACAATTGTTAAAACCGTTGCCGTCGTTGCCGGTTACTTTGTTGCTCTTCGGTTCTTCCCCCCCGCATTAAGCCTGCTGAACAAGTTCGGCTTCATCATTGTCGGTATGATGATTTTCCTGGTGAATACCATCATTTGTTTGGGGTTCATAGCCAGTCATTTACTCCGGCGCTGGCAGGAAAACGCCCTTCGTACGGCCCAGCTTGAGAAAGAAAAAGTGCAGGTACAGTTAGACAGCCTTAAAAATCAGGTAAGTCCGCATTTTCTATTCAATAGTCTTTCGTCGCTCGACAGCCTGATTGGTGACAATCCGGTGCTGGCCCGTCAGTTTTTACAACAGCTTTCGAAAGTGTTTCGGTATGTGCTTCAGCATAAAGAGAAAGCACTGGTCCCGCTCGAAACGGAGCTGGCTTTCATCAAAAATTACATATCCCTGTTACACACCCGTTTCGATGGTGCGTTTGTTGTTACCTGCGAAGTCGATGAACATGCCCTGGACCAACTGATCGTTCCCGTTACCCTTCAGATTCTCATCGAGAACGCCATCAAACATAACATCATCAGCGAAGCGCATCCATTAACCATTACCCTGAGCACGCATGACGGCTACCTGTCCGTAACGAACCCGCTTCAGCGTAAGCGACAGGTCGAAACGTCGAACCGGCAAGGGTTGGAAAACCTGACGTTGCTGTATAGTTTTCTAAGCAAGAAGCCGGTTGAGGTCATTGCAACGGATGCCCGTTTTCAGGTTCGACTGCCCCTTTTAGCCGTTGACAAGTAG
- a CDS encoding ABC transporter related protein (PFAM: ABC transporter related~SMART: AAA ATPase~KEGG: pla:Plav_2535 ABC transporter related): protein MSTVLSARNLNKYFYDPEKFRVLTDVSFEVQKGEFLSIVGKSGCGKSTLLYLLSTMDTEYEGQIEMAGTKLTGRSQDFLAHFRNEHLGFVFQFHFLLPEFSALQNVMLPGLKLGKYPEKEIEERAMEKLRLIGMADYARKPASKLSGGQQQRVAIARALINDPTIIMGDEPTGNLDKANTENVFDIFRDLASKGQTIIAVTHDPDFAAGTNRTIEMSDGQIIGNHENKIQ, encoded by the coding sequence ATGTCTACCGTTCTTTCTGCCAGAAACCTCAACAAATACTTCTACGACCCGGAGAAATTCAGGGTGTTGACAGATGTTTCCTTTGAGGTACAAAAAGGGGAGTTTCTGTCCATTGTCGGCAAATCGGGTTGTGGTAAATCAACGCTGCTTTACCTGCTTTCTACTATGGATACTGAGTATGAAGGGCAAATAGAAATGGCAGGAACAAAATTAACGGGGCGCAGTCAGGACTTTCTGGCTCACTTTCGCAATGAGCATCTGGGCTTTGTTTTTCAATTTCACTTTCTGCTACCCGAGTTCTCCGCCCTGCAAAATGTAATGCTGCCCGGCCTGAAGCTGGGTAAGTACCCGGAGAAGGAAATTGAAGAACGGGCGATGGAAAAACTCCGGTTAATTGGTATGGCCGACTACGCCCGCAAACCGGCCAGTAAACTATCGGGCGGGCAGCAGCAGCGCGTAGCCATTGCCAGGGCACTCATAAACGACCCCACCATCATCATGGGCGACGAACCCACGGGCAATCTGGATAAAGCCAATACCGAAAATGTGTTCGACATTTTTCGTGATCTTGCCAGCAAAGGACAGACCATCATTGCCGTGACGCACGACCCGGACTTTGCCGCCGGAACGAACCGGACCATCGAAATGTCGGACGGACAAATTATTGGCAACCATGAAAATAAAATTCAATAA
- a CDS encoding protein of unknown function DUF214 (PFAM: protein of unknown function DUF214~KEGG: tau:Tola_1354 protein of unknown function DUF214), with product MDIRIASQIAQTHLLAKKRQTLVAMLGVTFGIAMFITMISFMQGVNQFLEDSALDASPHIRMYNEVNTQRPGLIEQLNPGKFNVIYHQKPKDEQSRIKNGMTIAGRIERASGVLGVSPQVATQAFYNNGPIQISGTISGVDIDRENRLYKLTTRLKSGSLNALKTNPDGLIMGAVLADKLNVRVGDKVTVTTPRGGIRTLRVVGTFGFGIGTIDNTKSYGNLSTVQEMLQRDPSYITDIHIKMFDPLQAIPFGKQLRAIYWYYTEDWATANTAILAGEKIRNMLTYVVSFTLLVVAGFGIYNIMNMTVINKIKDIAILKATGFEGRDIIAIFLFQAVFIGVSGGLLGLGIGFGLSYLLSITPFDAGGFISIKTFPVIFEPKYYIMGLLFGVITTVLAGYFPSRKASQVDPVSILRG from the coding sequence ATGGATATACGAATCGCTTCTCAAATAGCCCAAACGCACCTGCTGGCTAAGAAACGTCAGACACTTGTCGCTATGCTGGGGGTCACCTTCGGCATTGCAATGTTCATTACCATGATTTCGTTTATGCAGGGCGTTAACCAGTTTCTGGAAGATTCGGCGCTGGATGCCAGTCCGCATATTCGGATGTATAACGAGGTAAACACCCAGCGGCCGGGCCTGATCGAACAGCTCAACCCCGGCAAGTTTAACGTCATTTACCACCAAAAGCCGAAGGATGAGCAGTCGCGTATCAAAAACGGGATGACCATTGCCGGACGCATTGAACGGGCATCGGGTGTGTTGGGCGTTTCGCCCCAGGTGGCTACGCAGGCATTTTATAATAACGGCCCAATTCAGATTTCCGGGACAATTTCGGGAGTGGATATCGACCGCGAAAACCGGCTCTATAAACTAACGACCCGGCTTAAATCGGGTAGCCTGAACGCGCTGAAAACCAATCCCGACGGCCTAATCATGGGGGCCGTACTAGCCGACAAGCTCAACGTTCGGGTAGGTGATAAAGTGACGGTAACAACACCCAGAGGAGGCATCAGAACCCTGCGGGTGGTGGGCACATTTGGCTTTGGCATTGGTACAATCGACAATACCAAGAGCTACGGAAATCTCTCTACAGTTCAGGAAATGCTGCAACGCGACCCCAGCTACATTACCGACATTCATATTAAAATGTTCGACCCCTTACAGGCAATACCTTTTGGGAAACAGCTGCGGGCCATTTATTGGTACTATACCGAAGACTGGGCAACGGCCAACACGGCCATACTGGCGGGTGAAAAGATCCGAAATATGCTGACTTATGTAGTGTCGTTCACGCTGCTGGTAGTTGCGGGCTTCGGTATTTACAACATCATGAATATGACCGTTATCAACAAAATCAAGGACATCGCCATTTTGAAAGCCACCGGTTTTGAGGGTCGCGACATCATCGCTATTTTTCTCTTTCAAGCTGTTTTCATTGGTGTTTCGGGTGGCCTGTTAGGGCTGGGGATCGGTTTCGGGCTCAGTTATCTGCTGTCAATCACCCCATTCGATGCCGGTGGGTTCATCAGTATTAAAACATTCCCGGTCATTTTCGAGCCAAAGTATTATATAATGGGGCTGTTATTCGGTGTGATAACCACTGTTCTGGCAGGGTATTTCCCTTCCCGAAAAGCCTCTCAAGTTGACCCCGTTTCCATTTTAAGAGGATAA
- a CDS encoding efflux transporter, RND family, MFP subunit (TIGRFAM: efflux transporter, RND family, MFP subunit~PFAM: secretion protein HlyD family protein~KEGG: dvl:Dvul_0795 RND family efflux transporter MFP subunit), giving the protein MKTNLSILLLITLLSAACKRDPQGTTPTYQELTEAVYASGNVYPRNEYTVTADAAGMLQQRLISEGDSIRQNQLLFVLESASEDARQQAAANAYRQARANLSANSPVLAELEAQVRNARTRVANDSINYNRFKELYGQNATSRAELERAELNYTISRNNLRAQLNTFQRSRDQIRLDVENNRSQFVTSEVAGRNTRIRSFVNGKVYEVYKDPGEVVRVGDQLALVGSGNQLFAQLAVDESDFGRIRTGQEVILKADVYPDKVFKARVEKIYPKLNRTDQSFRVDAEFIGERPASYYGLTVEANIIISQNKHVLTIPKTYVIGTDSVWVEQDGKKQKVKFQKGAENFDRVQVKGGLTETSKLILIE; this is encoded by the coding sequence ATGAAAACGAACCTCTCCATACTTCTTCTCATTACCCTCTTGAGCGCAGCCTGCAAGCGCGACCCTCAGGGCACAACGCCCACCTATCAGGAATTGACCGAAGCCGTCTATGCCTCAGGCAATGTGTACCCACGCAATGAGTACACCGTTACGGCCGATGCTGCCGGTATGCTGCAGCAACGGCTCATCAGCGAAGGGGACTCCATCCGCCAGAATCAGCTGCTGTTCGTGCTGGAAAGTGCTTCGGAAGATGCCCGCCAGCAGGCCGCAGCCAACGCCTACCGACAGGCGCGGGCTAACTTAAGCGCCAACTCCCCCGTTCTGGCCGAACTGGAAGCGCAGGTTCGTAATGCCCGAACCCGTGTGGCCAACGACTCCATCAATTACAACCGATTCAAGGAGTTGTACGGTCAAAACGCCACGTCAAGGGCCGAACTGGAGCGGGCCGAACTGAACTACACCATCTCCCGCAATAACCTCCGCGCCCAGCTCAACACCTTTCAACGAAGCCGCGACCAGATCCGGCTGGACGTTGAAAACAATCGCAGTCAGTTCGTTACGAGCGAAGTAGCGGGTCGAAACACGCGCATCCGAAGTTTTGTAAACGGCAAAGTCTACGAAGTTTATAAAGACCCCGGTGAAGTTGTCCGCGTTGGGGATCAGCTGGCACTAGTGGGTAGCGGCAATCAACTGTTTGCCCAGCTGGCCGTCGATGAAAGCGACTTTGGGCGGATTCGAACAGGACAGGAGGTTATTTTAAAAGCGGATGTTTATCCGGATAAGGTTTTCAAAGCCCGTGTTGAAAAGATATATCCGAAGCTCAACCGCACCGATCAATCGTTTCGGGTAGATGCCGAGTTCATTGGCGAACGGCCTGCCTCGTATTACGGCCTGACGGTCGAAGCCAACATCATTATCAGCCAGAACAAGCATGTGCTCACCATTCCCAAAACGTATGTTATCGGTACGGATAGTGTCTGGGTGGAACAGGATGGCAAGAAGCAAAAAGTGAAGTTTCAGAAAGGTGCCGAAAACTTCGACCGGGTTCAGGTAAAAGGCGGCTTGACGGAGACATCAAAATTAATTTTGATTGAGTGA
- a CDS encoding Outer membrane protein-like protein (KEGG: ade:Adeh_0427 outer membrane efflux protein), with protein sequence MNRFALIGVCLCSFTASAQTVLSSVQEALALARRNNPDLVNARQNNLIQAQQQSASRAALLPQARLFTNFDYNYALPVQLVPAEFLGGKAGEFRTLQFGLPYVLAAGAEVTLPVVNRPARADVGIAAQNLQIADKQTLVLADEISTQTARLYHAALLTRSAIAITQRNLSAADTLTQIARDRLERGLIEPLEYNRIRSIQLTTADVLYQNELAFIRNRNQLKLLVGLTLADSLVLTEELSARPAATVVPASVTPQAERPQVTLQQTRVELARLQLNRERLQRWPTLSAYGRYTQQAQRSAINFLSTSQPWFQIGVAGLQLNWQFYTGGLRTSNLTRARLQLKLAESQLTYERNKQQVDTEDVRNTYNQAVRSLDLNRQNYELSSQNVQIALIKYRSGLFAYDQYLNVFNEALTAQNRFLTNLSNTFINQTILQIRNGQ encoded by the coding sequence ATGAATCGGTTTGCCCTTATTGGCGTGTGCCTTTGTTCTTTTACCGCTTCTGCCCAAACGGTGCTATCGTCTGTTCAGGAAGCTCTGGCGTTGGCCCGTCGCAACAATCCTGACCTGGTAAACGCCCGCCAGAACAACCTGATACAAGCTCAGCAGCAGTCGGCAAGTCGGGCGGCACTCTTGCCGCAAGCTCGGTTATTTACCAACTTCGACTACAATTACGCCCTTCCGGTACAGTTGGTCCCCGCCGAATTTCTGGGCGGTAAAGCGGGCGAATTTCGTACCCTGCAATTTGGATTACCCTACGTGCTGGCCGCTGGTGCGGAAGTAACCCTTCCGGTTGTCAATCGACCGGCGCGGGCTGATGTGGGCATTGCCGCTCAAAACCTCCAGATAGCCGACAAACAGACGCTGGTGTTGGCCGATGAGATTTCCACCCAAACGGCCCGCCTGTACCACGCAGCACTGCTCACGCGCTCTGCCATCGCCATTACGCAACGAAACTTATCGGCGGCCGATACGCTGACCCAAATTGCCCGCGACCGGCTGGAAAGAGGTCTGATCGAACCGCTTGAGTACAACCGCATTCGCTCCATTCAACTAACAACGGCCGATGTATTGTACCAGAACGAACTGGCGTTTATCCGTAACCGTAACCAGCTTAAGCTGTTGGTTGGCTTAACGCTGGCCGATAGCCTGGTGCTGACCGAAGAGCTATCCGCTCGCCCGGCGGCTACAGTTGTCCCTGCATCGGTAACACCGCAGGCCGAACGGCCGCAAGTGACCCTGCAACAAACACGGGTAGAACTGGCCCGACTGCAACTTAATCGCGAACGACTGCAGCGCTGGCCTACGCTGTCGGCTTATGGCCGGTATACCCAACAGGCCCAGCGAAGCGCAATTAATTTTCTGAGTACCAGCCAGCCCTGGTTTCAGATTGGAGTAGCGGGTCTGCAACTGAACTGGCAATTTTATACCGGCGGCCTGCGAACGAGCAATCTGACCCGCGCCCGCCTGCAACTGAAACTAGCCGAGTCGCAACTCACCTACGAGCGAAACAAACAGCAGGTCGATACCGAAGATGTTCGAAATACGTACAACCAGGCCGTTCGGTCGCTGGATTTAAATCGGCAGAATTACGAACTCAGCAGCCAGAACGTACAAATTGCCCTGATCAAATACCGATCAGGCCTGTTTGCCTACGACCAGTACCTGAATGTGTTCAACGAAGCCCTAACCGCCCAAAACCGGTTTCTGACGAATTTATCGAACACCTTTATCAATCAGACAATCCTACAGATTCGAAACGGGCAGTAA
- a CDS encoding Xylose isomerase domain protein TIM barrel (PFAM: Xylose isomerase domain protein TIM barrel~KEGG: rhi:NGR_b21640 putative sugar phosphate isomerase/epimerase IoIE): protein MTTRRSFLKHTGGSLALASVSPALSLANSPETRGNSGDDLFKLGMAGFTFVNFKLDQALEMMRKTDVHYLCIKDFHLPYASTADEIAAFHEKLKQSGVTGYAVGPIYMKTKQEIDNGFDYAKRVGVNLMVGIPNPEDLPYIDKKVKEYNIRYAIHNHGPDIPLFPSATSVYTAVKDLDPRIGLCFDMGHDKRFGDDPIADLEKYAKRIFDIHLKNVTAASKEGKTCELGRGVIDIPAFVSMLRKIKYDGSCSLEYEKDMKDPLAGIAESVGYFKGVCDTSKPGKRKA from the coding sequence ATGACCACAAGACGTTCGTTTCTTAAACATACAGGGGGGAGTCTGGCATTGGCCAGTGTGAGTCCGGCCCTATCGTTGGCCAATTCGCCCGAAACGCGCGGCAATTCCGGCGATGACCTATTTAAGCTGGGTATGGCGGGCTTCACGTTTGTTAATTTCAAGCTCGATCAGGCCCTTGAGATGATGCGGAAGACCGACGTTCATTACCTGTGTATCAAAGATTTTCATCTGCCCTACGCCAGCACTGCCGATGAAATTGCCGCCTTTCACGAAAAGCTGAAGCAGTCGGGTGTGACGGGCTATGCCGTGGGGCCGATTTACATGAAAACGAAGCAGGAGATCGACAATGGCTTCGACTACGCCAAACGGGTGGGCGTGAACCTCATGGTTGGTATTCCCAATCCGGAAGACTTGCCGTACATCGACAAAAAGGTAAAAGAGTATAACATCCGTTATGCCATCCATAACCACGGGCCGGACATTCCACTATTTCCCAGCGCCACATCGGTCTATACCGCCGTGAAAGATCTTGACCCGCGTATCGGGCTTTGTTTCGATATGGGGCACGATAAGCGTTTTGGCGATGACCCCATTGCCGACCTAGAGAAGTACGCCAAACGGATATTCGATATTCACCTGAAAAACGTCACAGCGGCCTCAAAAGAAGGGAAGACCTGCGAACTGGGCCGGGGCGTGATCGATATACCGGCGTTTGTGAGCATGCTTCGTAAGATAAAATATGATGGCTCCTGTAGTCTCGAATACGAGAAAGACATGAAAGATCCACTGGCCGGAATCGCCGAATCCGTCGGGTACTTTAAAGGGGTATGTGATACGTCAAAACCGGGTAAGAGAAAGGCCTAA
- a CDS encoding oxidoreductase domain protein (PFAM: oxidoreductase domain protein~KEGG: bph:Bphy_1594 oxidoreductase domain- containing protein), which yields MENSRREFIKKAALGTAGVTFGGLANGMSAKSYNKIIGANERLNVAIAGLGRRLSAYYDPISRKESNVELVYLCDVMKKQREAAVQKFSKHITYTPKLENDIRKVIADKNVDVLINATPDHWHAPGTRLAVQGGKHVYVEKPCSHNPREGEILMEIQKKYGKVIQMGNQQRSAPESIDIVNQIHNGVIGKAFKAVAFYANSRGEVPIPKKAPVPDGLDWDLFQGPAPRTAYTHDTWDYNWHWYGWQYGTAEAGNNATHELDMARWALQVEYPEFVSVEAAKRYFAGDGWAVYDTMDATFRFPGDKIIKWDGNSRNGYKTFGSDRGTVIYGTNGSVYVDRDGYTLFSRDGKPIKESKSKGSESGTALGGGGDMTTLHMMNFFEAIRGKAKQNSTIDDGAKSTLLCHLANISYRTNKSFQVDPKNGHIKDAEAMKFWSRQYEKGWEPSV from the coding sequence ATGGAAAATTCACGGAGAGAGTTTATCAAGAAAGCGGCATTAGGCACCGCAGGGGTCACGTTTGGCGGGCTGGCCAATGGTATGTCGGCTAAAAGCTACAATAAAATTATTGGGGCCAACGAACGGCTAAATGTGGCCATTGCCGGACTAGGTCGGCGGTTGAGCGCGTATTATGACCCTATTTCGAGAAAAGAAAGCAACGTCGAGCTGGTGTACCTGTGCGACGTGATGAAAAAACAGCGGGAAGCCGCCGTTCAGAAGTTCTCCAAGCACATCACCTACACCCCCAAACTGGAGAACGACATTCGGAAAGTCATCGCCGATAAGAACGTCGATGTCCTGATCAACGCCACGCCCGACCACTGGCACGCACCGGGTACCCGGCTGGCCGTACAGGGCGGCAAGCACGTTTACGTCGAAAAACCGTGTAGCCACAATCCCCGTGAAGGCGAGATTCTAATGGAAATTCAGAAGAAGTACGGCAAAGTTATTCAGATGGGTAACCAGCAACGGTCGGCACCGGAGTCGATTGATATTGTAAACCAGATTCATAACGGCGTGATTGGAAAAGCCTTCAAAGCTGTTGCTTTTTACGCTAACTCACGTGGTGAGGTGCCCATTCCGAAAAAAGCACCCGTACCGGATGGACTGGACTGGGACTTGTTTCAGGGACCGGCTCCCCGGACGGCCTATACCCACGATACCTGGGATTATAACTGGCACTGGTATGGCTGGCAGTACGGCACCGCCGAAGCCGGTAACAATGCCACCCACGAACTGGATATGGCCCGCTGGGCGTTGCAGGTCGAGTACCCGGAGTTCGTATCGGTAGAAGCGGCCAAACGGTACTTTGCCGGTGATGGCTGGGCGGTTTACGACACCATGGATGCTACGTTCCGTTTTCCCGGCGATAAAATCATCAAGTGGGATGGTAATAGCCGGAACGGCTACAAAACGTTTGGCAGTGATCGGGGTACGGTCATCTACGGTACCAATGGCAGTGTATATGTCGACCGGGATGGCTACACACTTTTCAGCCGGGACGGCAAACCAATTAAAGAAAGCAAATCAAAAGGGTCGGAGTCGGGTACGGCTTTGGGCGGTGGTGGCGATATGACCACACTCCACATGATGAATTTCTTCGAAGCCATCCGGGGTAAAGCCAAACAGAACTCAACCATCGACGATGGCGCCAAGAGCACGCTGCTTTGCCACCTGGCTAATATCTCTTACCGCACAAACAAATCCTTCCAGGTCGATCCGAAGAACGGCCATATCAAAGACGCCGAAGCCATGAAATTCTGGAGTCGGCAGTACGAGAAAGGCTGGGAGCCTAGTGTGTAA
- a CDS encoding sodium/hydrogen exchanger (PFAM: sodium/hydrogen exchanger~KEGG: cak:Caul_1264 sodium/hydrogen exchanger) yields the protein MESYNLVLVIVAVAILAVAWLPSLLKEYPLSYPILFVIGGWLLYQLPVSLPDPSPLANPKFTTHLTELCVIIALTGTGLKIDRRFSLRGWRLPIRLVWLTMVVTIAVFSVVAWGWAGWPMASALLLAASLAPTDPVLAGDVQVGDPNEGQEDSVRFALTAEAGLNDGMAFPFVYMAIMLAQTVSASTADFTHWALYDLAFRVGVGILGGWLSGQLLSYLIFGLPQRISIKTTAYGFVALAVTLISYGLTELAHGYGFLAVFIAAITIRSRERTHEYHTYMHAFSDQIERLLIALLLLLFGGAIAKGMLAALTWQDALLGLLLVLIIRPLVGWVTLGGTGARGLKRWIIAGFGIRGIGSLFYIAYALQHASFADPARIWSLTGWTIVLSVFLHGMLSTPVMKRLDRQRVIS from the coding sequence ATGGAGTCTTATAATCTGGTTTTAGTCATTGTAGCGGTAGCTATCCTAGCCGTCGCCTGGTTGCCGTCTTTATTAAAAGAATATCCGCTTTCATACCCTATTCTTTTTGTTATTGGGGGGTGGCTGTTATATCAACTGCCAGTATCCCTGCCAGACCCTTCTCCTCTGGCAAATCCGAAATTCACAACCCACCTGACAGAGCTTTGTGTCATAATAGCTCTGACAGGAACGGGCTTGAAGATAGACCGCCGGTTCAGCTTACGGGGCTGGCGACTTCCAATTCGGCTCGTCTGGTTAACTATGGTCGTTACTATTGCCGTTTTTTCGGTTGTGGCCTGGGGCTGGGCTGGCTGGCCGATGGCATCGGCTTTGCTGCTGGCCGCCAGTTTGGCACCCACTGATCCCGTTCTGGCGGGCGATGTGCAGGTTGGCGACCCCAACGAGGGGCAAGAGGATTCTGTACGGTTCGCGCTGACGGCCGAAGCTGGCCTGAACGATGGCATGGCGTTTCCGTTTGTGTACATGGCCATTATGCTGGCCCAAACGGTATCCGCTTCTACCGCCGATTTCACCCATTGGGCCTTGTATGATCTGGCCTTTCGGGTGGGTGTTGGGATACTTGGCGGGTGGTTATCGGGCCAACTCCTATCCTATTTGATTTTTGGCCTTCCCCAGCGCATCAGCATAAAAACCACCGCCTATGGATTTGTAGCACTGGCGGTTACCCTGATTAGTTACGGGCTCACGGAGCTGGCGCATGGCTATGGGTTTCTGGCGGTATTCATTGCGGCCATTACCATCCGAAGCCGCGAACGTACGCATGAGTATCACACGTACATGCACGCGTTTTCGGATCAGATCGAACGGCTATTGATTGCGTTACTGCTGCTACTGTTTGGGGGAGCTATCGCGAAGGGGATGCTCGCGGCCCTAACCTGGCAGGACGCTCTGCTCGGGTTACTGCTGGTACTTATTATCCGGCCGTTGGTAGGCTGGGTAACCCTGGGAGGCACCGGTGCCAGGGGACTGAAACGCTGGATTATTGCAGGTTTCGGTATTCGGGGTATTGGTTCACTTTTTTACATAGCCTATGCACTGCAACACGCTTCCTTTGCGGACCCCGCCCGTATCTGGTCGCTCACTGGCTGGACAATCGTACTCTCCGTATTCCTGCATGGTATGTTGTCTACACCCGTCATGAAGCGACTGGACAGGCAGAGGGTTATTAGTTAA